The Falco biarmicus isolate bFalBia1 chromosome 1, bFalBia1.pri, whole genome shotgun sequence DNA segment TGGGGTCCCCAGGGTGagatccccccctcccccaggtgCCCCCACAGAAGAGGGGAGAGGACTGTCCCGCGTAGCCTCTCCAGGTCTGGATcacccacccctccccaccacgCCGGGGACAGAGTGGTCACCGCTGGGTTGGGAGCCATACGCCGCCCCAGGGGCACTGCTGCGGGCGGCACAGCCGGATCAccgggctccccccgcccggtCCCGCCAAGGCGGCGCTGCCCACGCGTGAGGCCAGCCCGAAgcgggcccggcccccccgccgtACTTACGCTGGGGAGCGGGCCAGGCCGGCGGCCGGCCGGGCGATCCTGACGGTGACGGGGCTGCGCAGcgggccggcccggcgggcCCAGGGCGCGCTCCGGGGCGAACAGCTCTCCCAGCGGGCGGCAGGCAGCCCGACCGGCACAGGGCTCCGGGCCTGCGGCAGCGGGtagcggcggcgcggggcctGCGGCGAGCAGTGCGGGACCCTGCGGGGACAGAGGGGTCAGCACCGGGCCGcggggctcccgccgccccccgcccgccccgctccgctccccccgCGCTTACCCCAGGCCgaggcggcgcggcggggccctcccggcccggcccgagGCAGCGACCGGGCCCCCGTTGGCGGCGGCTTTCCCGGGCGGGCGCGGCacgggcgggccgggccgcatCGCGCACCAGGCCCCCGCCGCGCCCAGCGCCGCCGCGCCCAGCAGCGcgccccgcagcagcagcaggcaggccaGGGCCAGCGCCAGcgccagggccagggccagcgCCAGGGCCAGCAcggcccgccgctccccgcgccccgcgcccggcccgcaGCCCGCCATCGCCTCCcagccgcgccgcgccgcccgcccgcccggcatGCACTGCGCGACGCGGGGCGGAGCTtgccccggcggcgggcggggcctGGGCCGAGTGGGCAGAGCCAGGCCGCGCCCCGCCTCCGCGCCCGCGCGTGGCCTCCCCGGCTCCCCGGCTCCCCGCCCCGGTGTCCCCATCCTCATGCAGGTAcccccgtgccagcccacccgCCCCGGGTCCGCCCACCCTGGCCCCTGCCCGCATGTTCCTGTTTCCCCATCCCCGCTCCAAAGCCAGGGTCCTCGTTTCCCAACCCCCGCGTCCCCccatcccctgcagccccccgcaCCACTCCAGCCTCTGCGTGTGTCGCCgtcccccacagccccagcccctgtggTCACCCGCGTATCCCCCCACCCTGACCACGTGTGAGCAAACACCGCAGGCACCCGAAGGCACATGTCCCCAGCCCGGCAAGTCCCTGTCCCTGGTCTCCAGCGGCGGCAGGGCCAGCTCCTCCGTGGCCAACCCCTGtcccacagccctggctggggggtgCCACCGTCtccgccctgccctgctgggctggggacatGCCACCCCACGCAGCGCTGGCCACCGTGGGAAAGCCACTCttgtgggctgtgctgctgggtccCCGGGGACGTGGATATCCAGGGGAAcgctcccagctgcctgccaccCCACCGTGTCTCTCAGAGCAGGGGACCGCAGCAGGGATGGTGGCATGCTCGGGGAGGGGACATTCCCAAGCATCTCCCTTGTCCATTGTgtcccctcccgcccccccgaCCAGCATGGCACCATCCCCACGGGGCAGCAGAAGCCCCGTGACATGGCCCTGCCAGGGTgaccctgcagcacagctagGGAAGGCAGGTGGCCTGCACGCCCTCACACCCCTGAAGTgtcacccccccaccccccacccccctcaggAAAGGACACGGGTGGTGGGGAGGCCAAAGCCACCCTTGCTTCTCTGGGCTGAGGTCCTGGTCTCCTCCAAAGCAACGGGAGGTGACATGCAGAGTGGTCCTGGGGACCAAGCTGGTAGGTGGACATCATCCCCAGGACATCACCCAGGTCACCCCAACACCACCCCCAACACCACCCCCCCAGTTATTTTTTAGGGGGTGCTGAGCACACCCACGATTGCAGAGCCCCAGAACCCCCATGGTGACACAGGTTCCCTGGTCCCCACCCAGAgccggcagggctgggctgaagGCTTTATTGAAAAATCAAAAACCACACGACatagtaattattattatacaacgagggaaaaaaaaaataatcaacccAACCTGCAGCAGAGGGACATCCCCGCCGTCCCCATcaccagcccccagcaccagggactgcgccccccccccagcgcccAGCCAAGATACCAAGAGGAGGAGAAGTGGTCTTGGCCAAGTGGTGCTGCTGTCCCCGAGCCCCCACAAACCCCtcggtgccccccagccccaacccGGCCTGGAGGCCTGAGGTAGTTGGGGGTACCCCATGCAGGAACACCCACCCCCGCCTCCAAAAGAGCGGGGAGGGTTTTGGGGCTCCCTGTGCCCTGCAGGAACAGGATGGTTGGTATTGCATCCAGAGGGGAGCAGGTCGGGTACcgcagcacaggctggggggcagtgggagCCCCGGGGGGTCCCTGGCAGGTTGGGGGCAGGAAGCGGGTGTgttggcagcagggctggctgggggatGTGGGGACACTGGGTGCCCACGCGGTGGATGGCTGCGCTCTGCTGCGCGTTAGGGGGTGGCAGCCCCGAGGCCAacctggctgggcagggggctgcaggtgggtccCACTGCTCTGAGCACCAGCCAAGGGCTAATGGACCTCGCTGGGAAAGCACGCGGTGACAGCCCAGCTACTCTGGGCAATGCCACCGCTTCCTAAAGGGAGAAAGGCCAGATCCTGCACCCCCAGCACACCCCGAGGGGGCTGGTCGGGCTGTCTCCCCTGCAAGGAAGCGGCAGCTGCCTgaaggcagggtgcaggcagcgATATGCTGCCAGGCTGGCAAGGACACCCTGGCCCTGCAAGGGGCACTGGCAGGATCATGGTGATGACCATGAGGGACAGGGACACTGCTGCAGTCTGACATCACTGTTCCTGCTGCAGCAAGATGAGCTGGGGGACCTGGAGCTGGCAGATGCCCCCCACTGCCCTCCAAGCCCCCTGCTTCAAGGCACAAAGGTTccctggctggtgccagccccacagctgcccctgcccatgggaaTGCCAGCACCAATCCTCCGTGCACTGAAGAGAGTGGTGAGGACACAGGGGTGGCACCAGCCTGGAGCAAGCAAGCACAAGGAGCTGCTTGCTCTGGCTTCAGGGTGCTCTGGTTTTGGGGCACCCTGGCTGCCTCCCAacccttctgtgctgctgccctagagccaccccccatccccaggaGCTGGTGGCTTGTGCGGTGGCACCAGGGTGGCCCAAACCCACACCCAGCACCTTGCGGAGGGTTTATTGCTGGCATGAACACAGTGATCTgtcagggcagggcagcccagctctgggAGGTGAGGGCATTTTGGGAACCAGGGACAGGCATGGGGTGCAGGAGCTCATGGCAGCACCCTCCCCACTGCCCGCCccactccctcctcccagcactGTTCCCGGCACCCTGGTCCCATGGGCCGGGTTGTCCCACAGGAACGCTCCCCTGATGCTGCAGTGGCCAAAGGCATTCGGTATCCCCGCTGAAGCAGGGGGGACACACCTAGCACcaagccctgcagcatcccaaaAGCTGGCTCCCGACCCAGCTGCACCCTGGGGCCCTGGGCACCGTGGCAGGCTCCTTCGCAGGGCGGGGGGGCATTCGCACCGAGCCAGGGACTGGGTTAAGGCTGGAGAAGCAGCGAGAGGCAAAAGAAACCTGACTGCTCTCGCTCAGCCAGAGCCGGCTCAAAGAGTTCAGAGAATCTGtgcaaaaacaaaactaaaggGTTaaagacaccccccccccggaGACACCCCCCTAACCCCAAGCAGCTCTAATAAATACACGTGCGGTTTGCGGCTGGCGTCAGGCCGGCAAGCCCTTGCTCCGGCCCCGGGCCTTGCCAGGCAGCTCTGGTGCGCTGGAGGCAGCTCTTGGCGGGGGGCGCGGAAGATGTGTGCTTCGGGGTGGCTTCTGCACCTCTTTACTGTGGGTCTTCTCAAAAGGCTGCACTGAGCTGGGTCCCAGCCCGCTGTAGGGGGTCCCCCCCCTGCAGGCTGCTTCTGCCGCTGCTTCTActctgcagctggggaaggcaaGAGAAGGTAAGGGGCTGGGGGATCCGTGCAGTGccccccagcatccctctgccccATCCCCCTGGGCCGCCAGGTCTTCACAGGCCAGCAGAGCCTCAGCAGCACCTGAGCACCCTGCCCAGCAGTGATGCAGGTCCCACAGGCACTTGCACAGGTTGTGTCCCCACAGCTTTGCCTACGTGCTAACTTATCCCCAGACTCCACTTGTGCCAGCTGGAGTGAAGCCCATGCACGCTCGCTGCCTGGCCCACAGGCAGGGCTTCCCCATCCTGTCCCACTCCTCCCAGAGCAGCttcccagcctggagcaggacTGGGATTCACTTACtgtcctcctcccagccctctgccacTCCTGCCAGCTCGTAGTGCTTCTTGCGCAGCTCCCCCAGCTTCTGCCgctctttctgcagctggttTTCCAGCTCCAGCACCCGCACCTGAAGGACATCACGCACACCATGGCCAACCCGCAGCCTAGCACAGCACCTAGCTGGCATggagctgtgtggggctgggcaccCCTCCTTCACACCCATTATCCCCCCAGTATCAAGCCCAAAGAGCACCAAGGTACATCCCATGAGTGCTCTGATGGCAAGTggtcctggggagggggatcAAGCTcaggtggctgctgcctgcgcAGGCAGGTGTGGGCAGGGCAACCCGCATGGGCACCCCAGGAGGGGGAactccccagggctgccccacgccaggcagaggtgggtgctgtggggcagcaggcagacaggggcagggggaggcccagggctgctgtgccatGATGGGGATGGTGTCAGGGAAGGCTTGACGACTACCTGCATGTGGCTCCCGGGAAAACGGATGGCAGCCTTCCCATCTTGGCGTCTCCCCaggagctggtgctgcctggggccaggcagctgggcagggtACCCCATTCCACTGCATTTGGTGccccccccacctctcccccagccccagcagtcTCCCCCTTGTTAGCCCAAGCAAGGCACCAGTGGGCGTGTACCCCAAAACATGGGCAAACCTCCTACCTGCGAGTCCATCTCCTGACGCTTGATCTGGGTGAGTGTCATGCTGGAGAAGTCCATGCTGTCTGCGGAGGACAtcaccaccagccctgctcaAGCTCTGCTCCCCAGCGCGGACACCCCGGCAGCTCCGTGCCGCTGGCAGGGTCTGCCACCATGCCGCACGCCGGCAGCAAGCGAGGGGCAGTGGCAGGCAGAGCCCACTGGGGCACAGCCACCCAAGAGGGCACGTGCAAAGAGCGGAGTTTTCGGGGCAGGTCTATCGTCCTGCGGCCCCACACTTACCTTTCTCCTCCACCTGCGACTTCCCAGCTTTGGTGGAGGCTACCACGCCGGCTGTGGCCTGGTTGACACCCCGGGAGGCTTGCTGGAGCTTACAAAGGTTGGCGCTGTCTTTGTCAGCCTTCACCTGCCGGGGCAGTGAGCACTTAGGGCTGCCGGGCAAGCAGAAGACCAGCCCCGCAGTTTGGGGTGACCACACGGTGCCCCCGGGTCACCCCAAACCATGGCTAGGGGAGCAGCGTCCTGAGGGGCTCCTACCTTGGAGGCTGCTAccagctgggcagtgctggcGGCGATCTCCCGGGAACAGACCATCAGCTCCTCGAACGTCCCCTTGCCTTGCACCACCAGATCGGCCGCATCgctgcaggagggcagagaggggctggagcatcctCCCACCACCTCAGTCCCCTCCCCGTGGGgacagcagcaccctgccaccCTCTCCCCGCTCTGGTGACAGTGGCACTTACACCATGACGGTGgcaccccaccccaccgccTTGGAGGCGGAGATGAGACCCTCGGTCCACCGGGAATTCTTGGCGTAGAACTCCTTGGGGGACGCTGCACCCTGCCATTGGGAAAGGCATGGTCACACTTTGGGGACaggggggtgggcagggctggggacccccaaACCCCTTGCTCTCAGGGAAATGGAGTACGTCAAGGTTTCATTTAGGATGTGCGTAGCAGCTGGGGAGACAGTGAGCCCAGGGGGTCATGGGGTCCCCCACATGGGAAGGGGGATCAGGGACCTCTGTGACACCCCAGGGACCATGGCCATGGTGAGACGCCGGGGCTAGGGCAGAAGCTCCTGGCAGCCAGCGTTGATGCCCCAACAGGCCAAGCTTGGAGCAGCAGGTCCCCTGCAAGTGTGCGGTGACCCACGGCtggcccagctcctgctgccccatgcTGTGCTTGCACCCCTGCCCGTGGCTCACCCGTCCGCTCTCCACGATCTCTCTCTGGAGGTCCTTGGAGGCCAGGACCAGGACATGGATGGCCTGCATGAGGCCCGTGCAGGAGCCCAGGATCCTGCGAGACAAGCCCCACTGAGCCCCACATGTGGGGCAGGGAGACCCcagagctgtggggcagccactctgcctgcagccctgggccccagcctgcctgcctggccccCTCCAGTGCCCCGGCCCCTGCTCACCTCTCATTCACTTCCAGTTTGACCCCAGTGTCACCAGCTCGTGCCTTACTCAGCATCTCCTGGTGGAGGGGGGAGAGGATGTACTGAGCCAGTGGTCCCGGCAGGCAcggcacccatgggtgccttGCGACACACAGCAACCCTCACCTCAATCCGGGCAGCTGCTGTTTCAATGGCCGCTGCCGTTGCTGCCATCTCCTTGTCCACCAGGTcacccagctcctcctgcttcATGTCCAGCCCTCTGGgccgcagctcctgcagagGGGACAGGATGAAAGGGACCGTCCGGGGGTGGCATAGCCCCTCTGGCAGTGCCCGCCGTGGCCTGACCCCGTCACACCAGCCCTCCTGGGGCACCCACCTCCCCGATGGCGCTGATCTGCCTCAGGCAGGTTGTCACCAGGCTGCAGTCGGCGCCTTCCACTGTCCCTGGGTCTTGCAGGGCACTGAGGTAGCTCACAGCCTTGCTGCCGCACTGCTTGCACATCTCCAGCAGACCTGCGCAGGCAGCACAAGAGGCTGAGGGTGCTGCACGTGGGGACAGGGCCACCCAACCTCTgtctgccccagctcctgcccaccctggcccctgcctgccccagcatccTACTTGCCCCAGCATCCTGCCCGCCCAGTCCCCTGCCCGCCCTGGCCCCTGCCATCGGGCAGCACTCACGGTCGGCAGGCTCCATGGGGGCCATGTGGGAGGTAGCGCTGCCCTGCAGGAGGGTGTCACTGACAAGGTGGGCGAAgagggccaggcagggcagcagggagcccaCAGCTGCAGCGGGAGAGCAGAACACGCCTCAGCCTTGGCGGGTGCTGCCcctttcccccagcccagcccccacCAGCGCTGCTGGCTCTCACCTGCGTGGTTGGAAAGGTATTTGCTGTGTGCGTCCCTCAGCCGCTCCACACACTCGGAGGCCGCTAGTGTCCTGGACAGGAGGCAATCTGCAGGCAGACAGCAGGCAGGACTCAAACGCGGGGCGTCCCTGCGTCTCTGCCGCTGGGATAATGCCAGGTTTGCCAAGCACCAGGGAACTCACCTGCTGAGCCGGTGCAGCCGATGTGAGCCGGATCCTCCAGGCGACTGAGGGCATCCTGCACCATCCGCTCCGCCTCCTGCgcagtgccctgcagcagggcgAACTGCTCCTCGGCCAGGCGCCgctgcagtgcctgctcctCACCTTCCTGCCAAGCCAGCGCAGGCATcatgcccctccccccccatgCCAGGGATCACCCCCACTCCCCATCACCGCCTCCAGCTCCACCAGAGCCCTGCAGCTCAGTGGGGAGGGAGATGCCCAGTGCTGGTGGTGCCCCCAGGGTACCTTGTCTCTCAGCTGGGTCTGCAACGTCTCCAGCTCCATCTTGCTGCTCTCCTGCTCGCGGCTGAGCAtgtcctgcagctgcttcagctCGGTCTGCAGGGCAGCCATCTCCTCCCCGTGCCGCTCCGCTGCCAGTCTCAGGCTGTCCCTCTCCTGCTCCAGACCAGCAATCTGGGTGCTCTGCTCCGCTCCTGCCTGGGTGGGCACAAAACAGTGGTCAGGGCTGTGCCAAGGGTGAACACTCATTTAGGATCCTGGTTTGGGCTGGGTACATCGCAGTCCATGCAAGTCAGAGCTCTGCATCACCCACCACCTGGCAGCACCCttgcagcacccacagcctcGCATGAGGCCAGCTGaggctccctggggagccctTTTGCTTtaccagtggaaaaaaaaaatcacttctgctATGACTGTCAACATCCCgacagaggaaaagatgaaGGGCACTGGCTCCTAGCCCTggagccagctctgcctcacccttgtcctgctgcagaGTCTCTGCCCACCCCAGGGACAGGCAGCTCCATTTTCCTGCCAGTTTCTGGCTTCTACAACAAACCTGGACACCCCTGCTGTCCTGCACAGCTTTGCGGGCACGAAATACCCTCTGGCACAGCAGCAAGCTCATGCAAAGGCTCGCAATGCAATGGCACGCTCCCTGCCTGGGTTTTACAGTGGGCAGGGCCGCCTTGCCTGACGCTGCTCTTGCAGGGATTTTGTCCAGCGATTTGTGCTGGCCATTGCTCTGCATGCTCTTGTGCCCAGGAGCGTTAAACCCCCTGATATGATCATTAAACCTGTCTAGatgtggggaggaagaagaCAGGGAGTTGGTTATCAGGCCAAGGATGGCTAATACCTCCTGACTGGGTGATACCTCGCCCAAGCACCATGACGGCAGGCAGGCCACTCCTTCGCCcaggctgcctgccccagggcagTGGTGAGGCTGGCAGGGGCCACCCACGGTCTCTCACCTGCGTGCTGGACTCCAGTGTGCTCTGGAGGATCTGCAGCTCCTGtctgctggctgccagctcccGCTTCAGCGTGtccagcacctctgcctgctcctgagACTGCAGGCAAGAAGAGAGGTTACTGGCAATGGTGTTCCATGGGGAAgctcccatcccatccctggcatgtgtccccccaccccatccctaCTCACCTTCCTCTGAGCCTGCTCGCTCACCCGCTGGAAGGAATCCTCCAGCTCTTTCCTCTCCCGCTCCACATCCCCCTGGGCCTGCCTGGCCGCTGTCACCTGCTTGGTCACCTCCGCATTCTGGTGATGGCAGAGAGGGGGCTCAGTGACCCCCGCTATCAGGGGCACGGATGGGAAAGGCGATGCCGAGGGAGTTTCAGGGAGCCCACCTTCCGCAGCAGGTCAGCGTGGTTCTGCACCAGCTCACTGTACTTCTCCTTCAGCTTGCTGTAGCGCTGCTCGTTGGCCTGCGCCCGTCCTGCCATGCACGCAGGGATGCCGAGGTGAGCGCCCAGGACCCCCACCCTGGGGCTCACCCTCACCCCACGCTGGATGCCAGCTCTCCCCACTCACTTTCAATCTCTGTCAGGCTCCTTTGTGCCTTCTCAGTGTCCTCCCGCTGCTTcttcagctcctccagctctgcgCGCAGGAACTCACTCTCGTCCTGCGCCTGCTGcttcaggtgctgctgctcagccagctCAGCCTCTAGCTCGCTGGCGCGACCGCGCAGCTGCACTGCGCCCCGTGCGCTCTGCAAGGATGGCAGGCAAGCAGGCACTGTCCAGTGCCTACCGGTACTGTCTGGTGGCCACCGAATGGCTAGCATCCCAAGAGCCGCACATGCAGCAGGGTGAAGCACTAAGGATGCTGGGCAGTGGGAGTGagcctcctccccaccctgcccagcagggacacagccccCTGGCACACGTAGAGACCCCTGTATGGGCAGGAATGGCTGCACCAGGGATGCAGAAGCCAtcagggacagggcaggacaGAAAGGGTCATGACCTTGCCCACCTGGGGACGCAGCCACCATCCCACCAGCCCCATTCCCAGTGTGAGTGCTGGGTCTCATCCTGCTCCTGAGTGCTGCATGAGCGCTCACTGTGTGACACCACTGGATAGCTGTCACCCACCTCAGCCTTGAAGTTCTCCAGCTCCTCCCTCAGGGCTGCAATCTCCCCATAAAGCTGCTCAATTAACCGTTCCCTGGGAAGGAGAGACACCAGGTACATTGTCATTGCCACCAGCCACGCCGGTGCCATGGGGATGCATCCTGGGAGGGGAGGCATCCCCTGTGCCACCGCAGCTCCTTCGTCACACCAGCCTGGAAGGTGGCTGTGGTGCTGTGCCGGGGAGGGAGCTCCTAGTCCAAACTCATCTGCCTCCGCGGCATCACCAGGACTGCTTACTTGTCATCCTTATTCATCCCGTTCTGGCTGTTGAAGTTGAAGGGGTCACTGCTGAAAGAGCTGCCGAAGATGTCATCAAACTTATTGTCAAACAGGCTCTGCGGGGAGAGCAGCACGGACCTGGAGTGAACCCACGACCACCAAGGAGCCCTCGCCCCCCTCCACGTCCCCCGCAGCACCACCAAGCCAGCCCAcgtgctggcagggctgctgcctgggcacCAGGGCTGGatccccgccgccgctcccaGCACGCTGAATGTGCTGGGACATGTTCAACATGGAGCATCTCTGCTCCGTCCCCTCCTAACTTCCGGGGGGGGCAAGATCCCCAAAGTCATGTTgccacacaccccctcccctccccatccgAAACACTCAAGAGCCTGAGGACAACCCTGGGTTGAGAGGGGCGTGAAGACCTAATGCAAGcacacagagctgagctgcCATGTACGCCAAGTATCTCCAGCTGGCCATCACTGGAGGGCACCAAACCACTAAGAAAAGCCCTGTGAGATGAATTCAGCCTGGCTTCAGACCTAGCAGCACTCACAAGTGACACCCAGCACCCACCAAGCCccctgcagggatgctccccTGTGCCTGAGGCCATCCCCACTGTCTCAGCCCCACCGCAGCATGGTTTTGGAGAAATAATCCGAGTCTCAGAGCTGAAGGGCACCCACCATCCCCTCTACATCCCGagggcacaggcagcaccaCAGTGGCTCACCTGTGAGGCCGTGTCCATCTCCACCAGGTCTGTGATGGGCTCGCTGTCAGGTGAGGATGCCTCAGCGGGGATGACCACCACGGGGCTGATGTGCTCCGACAGCGCCGAGGCACGCAGGAAATTGGGAGGGTtctgaggagggaggggagcatggctgggtgctgggggaccAGCACTGCCGCAGGATTTCAGGCACAGTTGGCCAAAATCCTGCCCAGATGCTGAGGTGGTCATGCCCAGACTCGTGGGAATGCAGCCAGGACCCATGGGGACTGATCCTGGCAAGAGCTGAGGGTCAGTGCGCGAGGGGATCCCAGCCAGAGGGACACCTCCATCCCGCAGGTTCCCACCCAGAGAGGGCTGCAAGGATGAGCCTCAGGCCCCACGAGCCCCACGCTGTCACTAGCCCTGGGAAGCCGGGCAAGGCAGCAGGTGACCCTTTTTGGACACCCTCCCAGTGCCACCGGCCCCATTGCTGCTCCTGGCCATGGGGGCCTGGGGGCCACAGGGTCTCACCTCTGGCAGCTGTGGGATCTGAATCAGCCGCTTGAAGTACTGCAGGTTGCTGGAGCGGTAGAAGAGGTCCTTCAGCCTGCAAGGGGCAAGGAATGGTTAGGGACCCAAGCCAGACAGCCCATAGCAAATGCAGGTAGCTCCAaccccctgcctggctccaggaGGGGGCCACTGGGCTGTGCCGGAGGGGACATGGTATGTGCTGCCACCAaacccacagcagctcctgggaagaTCCCATCAGCAGCCTCCCTTCTCTGGCAAAACCTGACTGCTGGAGACTTTTTCCCGTAACGCCAGGACCTGATGAGCAGGGAGAAGGACCTGAAActtgagcaacctgctctagtggGAGATGTCCCTGCCTATAGCAGAGGGGTTAGACTAGATGGTCTTCAAGGTCACTTTAAACCAAAGCACTTGAGTCTATGAATCCATGAGCCGCAGCAGAATGGCTGCACTGGGATGCATCGAGGCACAGCCACCTCTCTGTGCTGTCCTCACCACAGCCAGAGCTTGAAAGGGACAGCAGAGGAACACCACCACTGCTCCCACGATGACCCCAGCCATCAGCGGGTCGGGGGCTTCCTGCCTGGAGGCCACGTCTGCATCATCACCTtcagctccccacagcagcatctcccccagGAGCAGGGCTACCTCCCTTTGGATCTCCAGTTCTGGGGAGGAGTGGCAGTGCCTGGCTGTGCCACTCGgggctcccctcccccccagccaccccagcaggTATCTTGGTACCCACCCCAAGGTCTCTGCCCTGGGTGGTCAGAGCCCATGCACACCCCTGCTATCTGCCGACGTCCATGGCCTGTGTTTTTCCCACAGGCACTGGTTTGCAGTTTGTGACCTGAATTGAGCTGTCCCTCAGTGCCATGACATCCTCCCCCCGCGCTCTCAGTGGTCAGTTTTCATTTCGACTACCCTAAATAATCACGTACCAGAGGCCACGGCACTTCACTGCACGCTCTTTTTTGAgctcatttaaaatacagcgAGAGGACTGGTTCCAGCACCATCGCTGGAGATCACCTCGACATACTCACTGGTACAAAATCCAACCATTTgtctcctctcctttctgcaGTTACTAATCCAGTGCCCTCACATCTCATAGCATCATGCCatgggcagggccccctcctcccagcccaggctgctcccagccccgtcccctgccagggatggggcacccacagccgctctgggcagcctgtgcccgtgTCACCACCCCCGCGGTGCAACATTCCTTCCCTCTGTCCAGCCTAACCCCACCGTCATTCAGTTCAAAGCCGCTgccttgtgctggggaccccggagctggagcagcgctgcggggggctgtgaggagagcggagcagagggggagcatCCCCTCCCTTgagctgctggtgatgcagcccagcaggtgcttggctttctgggctgcaagtgcacattgctggctgaTGTCCCATTTGTCACTCAACAACTCAAGAGTATCCTCCAGTCCTTCTCCTTGGGGTGATCTCCATCCATCCCCCCATGCCCCCACCCTCCAGTCTGTGCTGATATTCGGGATTGCCCCGACcaaggtgcaggaccttgcacttggcctggttgaacttcatgaggttctcATGGACCCACTGTGCTGGCCTGTCCAGGACCCTCTTGGATGCCACCCTTTCCCCCCAGCACCtcagctgcaccactcagcttttCACAGGATAGTTCCATTTTCCCCcagtatttattttggaaataaataatgtatttattttgtaaataaataatgtatttattttggaaataaataccTTACTTCCTACCGCAAatcaccctgcagcagctcatGGCCTCTCATGTACCCAACACCCAGCTCCCCCATGTCACACGGAAGACCCTAATCCCACTCGCTGTTCCCCTGCTGTGCCAAGAGCTGGCTCAGCCCCTtggctgcctccctcccctaTTCCTCGAGCCCTTTTTATGAACCAGCACCGCAGCACCTCTCAGCCCTGGGGCACTGGCAATATTCCAGCAGCATCACACATCCGAGGT contains these protein-coding regions:
- the HIP1 gene encoding huntingtin-interacting protein 1 isoform X2, which encodes MDRVSSSMKQVSNPLPKVLSRRAGGGGLEAERESFERAQTVSINKAINAQEVAVKEKHARTCILGTHHEKGAQTFWSVVNRLPLSGNAVLCWKFCHVFHKLLRDGHSNVLKDSVRYKNELSDMSRMWGHLSEGYGQLCSIYLKLLRTKMEFHTKNPRFPGNLQMSDRQLDEAGENDVNNFFQLTVEMFDYLECELNLFQTVFSSLDMSRSVSVTAAGQCRLAPLIQVILDCSHLYDYTVKLLFKLHSCLPADTLQGHRDRFLEQFRKLKDLFYRSSNLQYFKRLIQIPQLPENPPNFLRASALSEHISPVVVIPAEASSPDSEPITDLVEMDTASQSLFDNKFDDIFGSSFSSDPFNFNSQNGMNKDDKERLIEQLYGEIAALREELENFKAESARGAVQLRGRASELEAELAEQQHLKQQAQDESEFLRAELEELKKQREDTEKAQRSLTEIERRAQANEQRYSKLKEKYSELVQNHADLLRKNAEVTKQVTAARQAQGDVERERKELEDSFQRVSEQAQRKSQEQAEVLDTLKRELAASRQELQILQSTLESSTQAGAEQSTQIAGLEQERDSLRLAAERHGEEMAALQTELKQLQDMLSREQESSKMELETLQTQLRDKEGEEQALQRRLAEEQFALLQGTAQEAERMVQDALSRLEDPAHIGCTGSADCLLSRTLAASECVERLRDAHSKYLSNHAAVGSLLPCLALFAHLVSDTLLQGSATSHMAPMEPADRLLEMCKQCGSKAVSYLSALQDPGTVEGADCSLVTTCLRQISAIGEELRPRGLDMKQEELGDLVDKEMAATAAAIETAAARIEEMLSKARAGDTGVKLEVNERILGSCTGLMQAIHVLVLASKDLQREIVESGRGAASPKEFYAKNSRWTEGLISASKAVGWGATVMVDAADLVVQGKGTFEELMVCSREIAASTAQLVAASKVKADKDSANLCKLQQASRGVNQATAGVVASTKAGKSQVEEKDSMDFSSMTLTQIKRQEMDSQVRVLELENQLQKERQKLGELRKKHYELAGVAEGWEEDSK